Proteins found in one Pseudomonas mosselii genomic segment:
- a CDS encoding efflux RND transporter periplasmic adaptor subunit — protein sequence MRRPSRSLVITGLALVLLAAVGTWQELRQQAPASRAASAVPVRVVAVAQQDVPRYLSAIGSVLSLHSVEVRPQVEGVLTQLLVKEGQWVSQGDLLATLDDRAIRANLDQARAQLGQTQAQLQVGNVNLKRYQLLSTDDGVSKQTLDQQQALVNQLQATLKGNQAAIDNAAVQLSYTQIRSPVTGRVGIRNVDPGNLVRTSDTQSLFSVTQIDPIAVEFALPQQQLPVLQSLLKSPTPAEVEAYMDADGERSLLARGHLMLIDNQVSATTGTVRVKAEFDNQDGRLWPGQLVTVRLRTAVDEDALVVPPPVVQRSLDGHFVYRLDGDKVSAVPVKVVYQDSTLNVIAGVKAGDRLVLDGQSRLKPGSTVEVTPDAPAPAEMADRRSQP from the coding sequence ATGCGACGTCCGTCCCGTTCCCTCGTTATCACTGGCCTGGCCCTCGTCCTGCTGGCCGCCGTCGGCACCTGGCAGGAGTTGCGCCAGCAAGCTCCAGCCAGCCGCGCCGCCAGCGCGGTCCCGGTGCGGGTGGTCGCGGTGGCCCAGCAGGATGTACCGCGCTACCTCAGCGCCATCGGCTCGGTGCTGTCGCTGCACAGCGTCGAGGTCCGCCCCCAGGTCGAGGGCGTGCTGACCCAGTTGTTGGTCAAGGAAGGCCAATGGGTCAGCCAGGGCGACCTGCTGGCCACCCTCGACGACCGGGCGATCCGCGCGAACCTGGATCAGGCCCGCGCCCAGCTCGGCCAGACCCAGGCGCAGTTGCAGGTCGGCAACGTCAACCTCAAGCGCTACCAGCTGCTGAGCACCGACGACGGCGTGTCGAAGCAGACCCTCGATCAGCAGCAAGCCCTGGTGAACCAGTTGCAGGCGACCCTCAAGGGCAACCAGGCGGCCATCGACAATGCCGCGGTACAGCTCAGCTATACGCAGATCCGCTCGCCGGTCACCGGCCGCGTCGGCATCCGCAACGTCGACCCCGGCAACCTGGTGCGCACCAGCGACACCCAGAGCCTGTTCAGCGTCACCCAGATCGACCCGATCGCCGTGGAGTTCGCCCTGCCCCAGCAGCAGCTCCCCGTCCTGCAGAGCTTGCTGAAATCGCCCACGCCCGCTGAGGTCGAGGCGTACATGGACGCCGACGGCGAACGCAGCCTGCTCGCCAGGGGCCACCTGATGCTGATCGACAACCAGGTCTCGGCCACCACCGGCACGGTGCGGGTCAAGGCCGAGTTCGACAACCAGGATGGCCGCCTGTGGCCCGGCCAGCTGGTCACCGTGCGCCTGCGCACGGCAGTGGACGAGGACGCCCTGGTGGTGCCGCCGCCAGTGGTGCAACGCAGCCTCGACGGCCACTTCGTCTACCGCCTGGATGGCGACAAGGTCAGCGCCGTGCCGGTCAAGGTGGTATACCAGGACAGCACGCTGAACGTCATCGCCGGGGTCAAGGCCGGCGACCGCCTGGTGCTGGACGGCCAGTCGCGGCTCAAACCCGGCAGCACCGTCGAGGTCACGCCCGACGCCCCCGCCCCGGCGGAGATGGCCGACCGCAGGAGCCAGCCATGA